A region from the Salvia splendens isolate huo1 unplaced genomic scaffold, SspV2 ctg232, whole genome shotgun sequence genome encodes:
- the LOC121789417 gene encoding 60S ribosomal protein L37-2-like, with translation MTKGTGSFGKRRNKTHTLCVRCGRRSFHLQKSRCSACAYPAARKRTYNWSVKAIRRKTTGTGRMRYLRNVPRRFKTNFREGTEATPRKKAAAVSA, from the exons ATG ACGAAGGGAACCGGGAGTTTCGGAAAGAGGAGGAACAAGACACACACACTCTGTGTGAGGTGCGGCCGCCGCAGCTTCCATTTGCAGAAGAGCCGCTGCTCCGCCTGCGCTTATCCCGCTGCTCGCAAGAGGACAT ACAACTGGAGTGTGAAGGCCATCCGTAGAAAGACCACCGGAACTGGTCGCATGAGGTACCTACGCAATGTACCCCGCAGATTCAAGACCAATTTCAGAGAAG GTACCGAGGCTACACCAAGGAAGAAGGCCGCAGCTGTCTCTGCTTAA